In a single window of the Pseudoxanthomonas sp. F37 genome:
- the raiA gene encoding ribosome-associated translation inhibitor RaiA: MRIETYGHEIEVTPALREYVETKLKRLERHFDQPFEVRTQLGTRKPDYLAEATINVAGRTLHADAGAPTMYAAIDVLADKLDRLLVKHKEKRTDVQRTGARGELIG, encoded by the coding sequence ATGCGTATCGAGACTTACGGCCACGAAATCGAAGTCACCCCCGCCCTGCGCGAATACGTCGAAACCAAGCTGAAGCGGCTGGAACGCCACTTCGACCAACCCTTCGAGGTCCGTACGCAGCTGGGTACCCGCAAGCCCGACTACCTGGCCGAAGCCACGATCAATGTCGCCGGCCGCACCCTTCATGCCGATGCTGGCGCGCCCACCATGTATGCCGCCATCGACGTCCTGGCCGACAAGCTCGACCGCCTGCTGGTCAAGCACAAGGAAAAGCGCACCGACGTGCAGCGCACAGGCGCGCGCGGAGAACTCATCGGCTGA
- a CDS encoding RNA polymerase factor sigma-54 — MKPRLQTSLGQHLVMTPQLRQAIRLLQMSTAELEIELTEAVETNPLLDWSEPGQDAGPQRGADDERPPGDEPREERTQAQDERDHERVAAGEPDDWSPDDGPWTSSGSGGSFDDEDGGSPAERVAEADTLHGHLLWQLHLSHLSARDRRIGAALIDALEDDGYLREPLSGIAQALRPEIEAAEEDILVVLHQVQRFDPVGVAARSLGECLQLQLSVLGEDTPGRSLALKIAGTALERLPRSGVDGIAQELKRPVAEVEEAVHLLRTLDPKPGAQVGDLSHDTYVVPDCVVWRQRGVWRAALAGNTLPRITIHRGYEQMIRQCGDSDAGYLRAQLQEARWLLKSVEARGETLLKVMRCLLHQQAGFLEFGEQALRPLTLRDVAEEVGLHESTVSRAIARKYVRTPRGTLPMRAFFASGIDTEGGGEASSTAIQAMIRRLVENENPRKPLSDAKLADLLKASGIPVARRTVAKYREALNILSSHERVRIA, encoded by the coding sequence GGTCATGACGCCGCAGCTGCGTCAGGCCATCCGGCTGCTGCAGATGTCCACCGCCGAACTCGAGATCGAGCTGACCGAGGCGGTGGAAACCAATCCCCTGCTGGACTGGAGCGAACCCGGCCAGGATGCGGGCCCGCAGCGCGGTGCCGACGACGAGCGCCCTCCGGGAGACGAACCGCGTGAGGAACGGACGCAGGCCCAGGACGAACGGGACCACGAACGGGTCGCCGCCGGCGAACCCGACGACTGGTCGCCGGACGACGGCCCGTGGACATCCTCCGGCAGTGGAGGATCGTTCGACGACGAAGACGGCGGCAGCCCCGCCGAGCGCGTCGCCGAAGCCGATACGCTGCACGGCCACCTGCTGTGGCAGCTGCACCTGTCGCACCTGTCGGCGCGCGACCGCCGCATAGGCGCCGCGCTGATCGACGCGCTGGAAGACGACGGCTACCTGCGCGAACCGCTGTCCGGGATAGCCCAGGCCCTGCGGCCGGAGATCGAAGCCGCGGAAGAGGACATCCTGGTCGTGCTGCACCAGGTACAGCGCTTCGATCCGGTCGGCGTGGCCGCACGTTCGCTGGGCGAATGCCTGCAGCTGCAATTGTCCGTACTCGGCGAGGACACGCCGGGCAGGTCGCTGGCGCTGAAGATCGCCGGGACGGCGCTGGAGCGTCTTCCCCGCAGCGGCGTGGACGGCATCGCCCAGGAACTGAAACGGCCCGTCGCCGAAGTGGAAGAAGCCGTGCACCTGCTGCGCACGCTCGACCCCAAGCCCGGCGCACAGGTCGGCGATCTCTCGCACGACACCTACGTGGTGCCCGACTGCGTGGTCTGGCGCCAGCGCGGCGTGTGGCGCGCGGCGCTGGCCGGCAACACCCTGCCCCGCATCACCATCCATCGCGGCTACGAGCAGATGATCCGCCAGTGCGGCGACAGCGATGCCGGCTACCTCAGGGCCCAGTTGCAGGAAGCCCGCTGGCTGCTCAAGAGCGTCGAGGCGCGCGGCGAGACGCTGCTCAAGGTGATGCGCTGCCTGCTGCACCAGCAGGCCGGGTTCCTCGAGTTCGGCGAACAGGCGCTGCGTCCGCTCACGCTGCGGGATGTCGCCGAGGAGGTCGGCCTGCACGAATCGACGGTCTCGCGCGCCATCGCGCGCAAGTACGTCAGGACACCGCGGGGCACCCTGCCCATGCGCGCCTTCTTCGCCTCGGGCATCGACACCGAAGGCGGCGGCGAAGCCTCCAGTACCGCCATCCAGGCCATGATCCGGCGGCTGGTGGAAAACGAGAACCCGCGCAAGCCGTTGTCCGACGCGAAACTGGCCGACCTGCTGAAGGCCTCCGGCATCCCGGTGGCACGGCGCACCGTGGCCAAGTACCGCGAGGCGCTGAACATCCTGTCTTCGCACGAACGCGTACGGATCGCCTGA